From Mucilaginibacter rubeus, a single genomic window includes:
- a CDS encoding RagB/SusD family nutrient uptake outer membrane protein, producing MMNKKFIAMACLAAVVAIAPSCKKDFLNESDPNAISVDASYKTPNDVLLAVNGIYQSLRSGNNVGEGSDLWTDQRSDDTGTQDNQSNSGEPFQFGNFSILPTNTYLKSHWVSLYTTVSRANSVLSHIDQVPFPDNSVKLKYAAEAKFLRAFIYFDLVRTWGDVPLVTKALSSAGDVSAQTFREKQATVYQQIVTDLTDVIASPLPNLQASTGRASKAAANFLLGQVYLTMATTQDQANRTANLNNAKTFLMNAYNMRTFGALNAVPYTDVFDVSKKTTCPELIFQIVNIQGDLNYSSSIAANFQAKGETINSQKVSTGAGYNVTHDLINEYETGDPRMTFSVKFANDPIVKDWFVTKFRDVSTAAGINGYGGNDWILMRYADVILSLAEVNNYLGDQATAISFLDQVRTRAGMPTYAVSITNSDYATRYPTLKLAILHERRVELAFEHHRWFDLLRTFTTDELVAYFHAKKQTDFGLASLANFTTKDRYYPIPFDEYKLDPVKMYQNPGY from the coding sequence ATGATGAATAAGAAATTTATAGCCATGGCCTGCCTTGCTGCAGTTGTGGCGATAGCCCCGTCTTGTAAAAAAGACTTCTTGAATGAAAGCGATCCGAACGCCATATCAGTTGACGCGAGCTATAAAACTCCTAACGACGTTTTGCTGGCCGTAAACGGTATATACCAATCATTGCGCAGCGGCAATAACGTTGGTGAAGGCAGCGACCTTTGGACAGATCAACGTTCGGATGATACCGGTACACAGGATAACCAGTCAAACTCAGGTGAGCCTTTCCAGTTTGGTAACTTTTCTATATTACCAACCAACACTTACCTTAAAAGCCACTGGGTATCGTTGTACACTACAGTTAGCCGTGCAAATTCTGTGTTGTCGCATATTGATCAGGTTCCTTTTCCTGATAACTCAGTAAAACTGAAATATGCTGCTGAAGCTAAATTTTTGCGCGCCTTTATTTATTTCGATCTGGTACGCACCTGGGGCGATGTGCCTTTGGTAACAAAAGCGTTATCATCAGCAGGCGATGTTTCGGCACAAACTTTCCGCGAAAAACAGGCAACTGTTTATCAGCAAATTGTTACCGATTTAACCGATGTGATTGCCAGCCCGCTGCCTAACTTGCAGGCTTCAACCGGTCGTGCTTCAAAAGCTGCTGCCAACTTCCTGTTAGGCCAGGTTTACCTTACCATGGCTACTACACAGGATCAGGCTAACCGTACAGCTAACCTTAACAATGCTAAAACATTTTTAATGAATGCTTACAACATGCGCACTTTCGGCGCGTTGAATGCTGTTCCTTATACCGATGTTTTTGATGTTTCTAAGAAAACAACATGTCCGGAGCTGATCTTCCAGATCGTGAATATCCAGGGCGACTTAAACTATAGCTCATCAATAGCTGCCAATTTCCAGGCTAAAGGCGAAACTATTAACTCGCAAAAAGTGTCGACAGGTGCAGGTTATAACGTTACTCATGATTTGATTAACGAGTACGAAACCGGCGATCCGCGTATGACTTTCTCTGTAAAATTTGCAAATGACCCAATTGTAAAAGATTGGTTTGTTACCAAGTTCAGAGATGTTAGCACTGCTGCAGGTATTAACGGTTACGGTGGTAACGACTGGATCCTGATGCGTTATGCCGACGTGATCCTTTCATTGGCCGAAGTTAACAACTACCTTGGCGATCAGGCTACTGCTATCAGCTTCCTTGACCAGGTGCGTACCCGGGCAGGTATGCCAACCTATGCGGTATCAATTACTAACAGCGATTATGCTACAAGGTACCCAACGCTTAAGCTTGCAATTTTACACGAGCGCCGTGTTGAGCTTGCATTTGAGCACCACCGCTGGTTTGATTTGCTGCGTACGTTTACAACCGACGAACTTGTTGCTTACTTCCACGCTAAAAAACAAACCGATTTTGGTTTGGCTTCATTGGCAAACTTTACTACTAAAGATCGTTATTATCCAATTCCGTTTGATGAGTACAAACTTGACCCTGTTAAGATGTACCAAAACCCGGGTTATTAA
- a CDS encoding SusC/RagA family TonB-linked outer membrane protein, whose product MNKKINPNLLSRFFLIPVLFLLVLLKPFISNASAKNIVFNAAKPITGTVTDETNLPLPGVSVRIKGSDKGTATNTNGKYTISAEEGAVLVFNFIGYDQQEVTVGSSSTINVKMKPKANMLNEVVAIGYQTIRKSDVTGAIASIKPGDLNLSAPSLGQALAGKVAGVQISQTSGAPYTSTKIRVRGVGSLNASSDPLYVIDGYPAGNDIFINPDDIESIDILKDAASAAIYGSRASGGVVLITTKKGKEGKGRFEYDVQTGVDQLAHKVKLLDADQAALLVIDGRNNAYHDLWINSGHTWNDAMYSDNNATRVANVGNTGSVSIPDGLYNFATQSPIKQTVNTDWQDELYRNAIFQKHTLSFSGGAANNVRYYVSGSYQNNPGIIVSSGQQRYNFRSNVEGDVSKRIHIGANVSYTQNTNQEIPEGRFDHGPVLGALIYMPYLPAYNADGTLATNAEAAGSTQYGYQGIENPVALAERVKINRKGYRSTYNANVTYNILPGFNFKTNLGTQTYTEKYDYYYPTTLSSGTFPPGSQQSILAANAQASNLTTVDKLAEFTLNYNKQIGKHHFDALAGYTAQRTTNDYFSVTANGFQNDNIPEISNKGALAANFSLNSAYKNAFTLLSYLGRANYNYAGKYFLTASFRADGSSRFGPANKYGYFPSVAAGWNLSDESFYHSFLGDQSTVKIRASWGKSGNYNIGNYNIQQTLATPTGVVLDGNSAVTATYPGGLKDNTLKWETTSQYNFGTDIGLFNGRLQVIANYYLSYSYNLLYNQPISAISGSTTILTNLRDSKIRNTGFDLQLDGKIINNKDFTFGASGNISLNRNKVVKLPAQNTIIINGAERSYLTSITTQGQPLGMFYGFKVGGIINASNLGKTAPSASQTNPAKIGDLWFVDTNKDGIVNDADKTVIGSPYAKFTYGFAFNSTWKRFDASASFNGSYGNQILDGQDYYLYNGEGSGNQYANVAQRYRNEADPGDGSFYRASRAGTQSNSTRLSTFYLQSGSYLRCTNLTLGYTLPNFLQQTLGLSKARVFASVVNAFTITKYKGYNPDVDYNYSGSASNNTQNPNLAPGIDYGTYPLVRSYNLGVNVTF is encoded by the coding sequence ATGAATAAAAAGATTAATCCAAATCTTTTGAGCAGGTTTTTTTTAATTCCTGTATTATTTTTACTGGTTTTGCTAAAACCTTTTATCTCAAACGCTTCGGCAAAGAATATAGTATTTAACGCCGCAAAGCCAATTACCGGTACGGTTACCGACGAAACTAATCTTCCATTACCAGGCGTATCTGTTAGAATTAAAGGTTCTGACAAGGGTACTGCAACTAACACAAACGGTAAATACACCATTTCGGCCGAAGAAGGCGCCGTGTTGGTGTTCAATTTTATTGGTTACGATCAGCAGGAAGTAACTGTTGGCAGTTCATCAACTATTAACGTTAAGATGAAGCCAAAGGCAAACATGCTAAACGAGGTTGTAGCCATCGGTTACCAAACTATCCGTAAAAGTGATGTTACCGGTGCTATTGCCAGCATAAAACCGGGTGATCTTAATCTTTCGGCTCCTTCATTAGGTCAGGCCCTTGCAGGCAAGGTAGCAGGTGTGCAAATATCACAAACCAGTGGTGCACCTTACACAAGCACCAAGATCAGGGTAAGGGGCGTTGGTTCGTTAAATGCCAGCTCTGATCCTTTATATGTAATTGATGGCTATCCTGCGGGCAATGATATTTTCATTAACCCTGATGATATCGAAAGCATCGACATTTTGAAAGATGCTGCATCTGCTGCCATTTACGGTTCCCGTGCATCTGGTGGTGTGGTATTGATCACTACCAAAAAAGGCAAGGAAGGCAAAGGCCGTTTTGAATATGATGTACAAACCGGTGTTGACCAGCTTGCGCACAAAGTGAAATTGTTAGATGCCGATCAGGCTGCTTTATTGGTTATTGATGGCCGTAACAACGCTTATCATGACCTTTGGATAAATAGCGGTCACACCTGGAACGATGCCATGTACTCTGATAACAACGCAACCCGTGTTGCCAATGTTGGTAATACCGGTAGCGTGAGTATCCCGGATGGTTTATACAATTTTGCAACACAAAGCCCTATTAAGCAAACTGTAAATACCGACTGGCAGGACGAATTATACCGTAACGCTATTTTCCAGAAACATACCCTTTCCTTCTCTGGTGGAGCAGCTAATAATGTGCGTTATTATGTTAGCGGTTCTTACCAAAACAACCCTGGTATTATCGTATCATCAGGTCAGCAGCGTTATAACTTCCGTTCAAATGTTGAGGGCGATGTAAGCAAACGTATCCACATTGGTGCAAACGTATCATATACTCAAAATACCAACCAGGAAATTCCTGAAGGTCGTTTTGACCACGGTCCGGTGTTGGGCGCTTTGATCTATATGCCATATCTGCCGGCTTATAACGCCGATGGTACATTGGCAACCAATGCCGAAGCTGCTGGTTCAACTCAATACGGTTACCAGGGAATTGAAAACCCGGTTGCCCTTGCAGAGCGTGTTAAAATTAACAGGAAAGGTTACCGCAGTACTTATAATGCTAATGTAACGTATAATATATTACCTGGCTTTAATTTTAAAACTAACCTGGGTACTCAAACTTACACTGAAAAGTATGATTATTATTACCCTACTACATTGAGTAGCGGCACTTTCCCTCCGGGTTCTCAACAATCAATATTGGCAGCCAATGCCCAGGCTTCAAACTTAACAACGGTTGATAAGCTTGCCGAGTTTACCTTAAACTATAACAAACAAATTGGCAAACACCATTTTGACGCTTTGGCTGGTTACACAGCGCAGCGTACTACTAATGATTATTTTAGTGTTACGGCTAACGGTTTCCAGAATGACAATATCCCCGAAATATCAAACAAAGGAGCTTTGGCGGCTAACTTTAGCTTAAACTCAGCTTACAAAAATGCTTTCACTTTGTTGTCATATCTTGGTCGTGCCAACTATAACTACGCTGGTAAATATTTCTTAACCGCTTCGTTCCGTGCCGATGGTTCATCACGTTTCGGACCGGCGAATAAATATGGTTATTTCCCTTCTGTTGCTGCAGGCTGGAACCTTTCTGACGAATCGTTCTACCATAGCTTTCTTGGTGATCAATCAACAGTTAAAATCCGTGCAAGCTGGGGTAAAAGTGGTAACTACAACATTGGTAACTACAACATCCAGCAAACATTGGCAACTCCTACAGGTGTAGTACTTGATGGTAACAGTGCTGTAACAGCTACTTATCCTGGTGGTCTTAAAGACAACACCCTGAAATGGGAAACTACTTCACAGTATAACTTTGGTACAGATATAGGTTTATTTAACGGCAGATTGCAGGTTATTGCCAACTATTACCTAAGTTATTCATACAACCTGTTGTACAACCAGCCAATATCGGCTATTTCAGGCAGTACAACCATCCTTACCAACCTGCGCGATTCAAAGATCCGTAACACTGGTTTTGACCTGCAGTTAGACGGTAAGATCATCAACAATAAGGACTTTACTTTTGGTGCAAGCGGTAACATTTCATTAAACCGCAACAAGGTAGTTAAATTGCCTGCACAAAATACAATCATCATTAACGGCGCTGAGCGTTCATACTTAACCAGCATCACAACACAAGGCCAGCCTTTAGGTATGTTTTATGGTTTTAAAGTTGGTGGTATAATCAATGCTTCAAACTTAGGTAAAACAGCACCATCGGCATCACAAACCAACCCTGCCAAAATTGGTGACCTTTGGTTTGTTGACACCAATAAAGACGGTATTGTTAACGATGCTGATAAAACCGTTATCGGTTCACCATACGCCAAATTCACTTACGGCTTTGCTTTCAACAGTACCTGGAAACGTTTTGACGCAAGTGCTTCTTTTAACGGTTCATATGGTAACCAGATCCTTGACGGACAGGATTATTACTTGTACAATGGGGAAGGTTCAGGCAACCAGTATGCTAACGTTGCACAACGTTACCGTAACGAAGCCGATCCTGGCGATGGTTCATTTTACCGCGCTTCACGTGCCGGTACGCAAAGTAACAGTACCCGTTTATCAACCTTTTACCTGCAAAGCGGCTCATACCTGCGTTGTACTAACCTTACTTTAGGTTATACGCTGCCTAACTTCTTACAACAAACTTTAGGACTGAGCAAAGCACGTGTATTTGCAAGTGTGGTTAACGCGTTTACCATCACCAAGTACAAAGGTTATAACCCTGATGTTGATTACAACTATTCGGGTTCTGCTTCAAACAACACTCAAAACCCTAACCTTGCTCCAGGTATCGATTATGGTACTTATCCACTGGTTAGGTCGTACAACTTAGGTGTTAATGTTACTTTTTAA